In Halobacillus amylolyticus, the following proteins share a genomic window:
- a CDS encoding peptidoglycan DD-metalloendopeptidase family protein: protein MDKTTGLWKKVAIMTLLGIGLSLGTTYAESNLETIYHVYVGDKHIGAVNDKEIVQSYVDQRLNQAQEENENLRLTTKEEIAYVPEKKFTPTHNNEKVIKGLKENISVAANAVGLNIDDQTIAYLPSGEKAQKAVQKFKEQYVDKEALRKVKERKENGKQPTIDDSTIIDVSLTNKVSKIEKEVEPSKVVTVDEAVDIIQRGKPEDKVHTVAEGEVLGELSSMYGLTQDELIEMNSELEKDEPLQIGQEINVTVFERLTEVVVELEGIKEESISYDTETVETDELQKGEKAVKQEGREGEKEVHYFIKKESGEIVEEKILNEETISKPVKEIILKGTKVTPSRGSGEFTWPAVGGTITSKQGSRWGDFHKGIDISGVSDRTIKAADNGVVISAGYDGSYGNKIVINHNNGYKTIYAHLSSISVSAGETVERGSAIGNMGTTGRSTGVHLHFEIYKNGSLQNPMSYY from the coding sequence GTGGATAAGACGACTGGTTTATGGAAAAAAGTCGCCATAATGACTTTACTTGGTATTGGTTTGAGTCTTGGAACAACGTATGCTGAAAGTAACCTAGAAACTATTTACCACGTTTATGTAGGAGATAAACACATAGGTGCTGTGAATGATAAAGAGATCGTTCAATCTTATGTTGACCAACGTTTGAACCAAGCCCAGGAAGAAAACGAGAACCTTCGATTGACAACAAAAGAAGAGATTGCCTATGTTCCTGAAAAAAAGTTCACGCCTACTCATAATAACGAAAAAGTGATTAAAGGACTTAAAGAAAACATATCAGTAGCTGCTAATGCTGTAGGTTTAAACATAGACGATCAAACCATTGCTTACCTTCCGAGTGGGGAAAAAGCTCAAAAAGCTGTTCAAAAGTTTAAAGAGCAGTATGTTGATAAAGAAGCACTTCGCAAAGTAAAAGAGAGAAAAGAGAATGGTAAACAACCAACCATAGACGACTCTACTATAATAGACGTGTCACTAACGAATAAGGTTTCAAAAATAGAAAAAGAAGTGGAACCTAGTAAAGTTGTAACTGTAGATGAAGCTGTTGACATAATACAAAGAGGAAAACCAGAGGATAAGGTTCATACCGTGGCCGAAGGAGAGGTACTTGGCGAACTTTCTTCCATGTACGGTCTCACTCAGGATGAATTAATTGAGATGAATTCTGAACTTGAGAAAGATGAACCTCTACAAATTGGGCAAGAGATCAATGTAACAGTGTTTGAGCGTCTGACTGAAGTGGTAGTAGAACTAGAAGGAATAAAGGAAGAAAGTATCTCGTATGATACAGAGACTGTCGAAACTGACGAGCTCCAGAAAGGTGAAAAAGCAGTGAAGCAAGAAGGTCGGGAGGGTGAGAAAGAAGTCCATTACTTCATTAAGAAGGAGAGCGGAGAGATTGTCGAAGAAAAAATCCTTAATGAAGAGACGATTTCCAAACCTGTGAAAGAAATTATCCTTAAAGGAACAAAAGTGACACCATCACGTGGGTCCGGTGAATTTACTTGGCCGGCAGTTGGAGGTACAATTACAAGTAAGCAAGGTTCTAGATGGGGAGATTTTCACAAAGGCATCGACATTTCTGGTGTAAGTGATCGTACGATTAAGGCAGCAGATAATGGGGTTGTTATTTCTGCTGGGTATGATGGCTCGTACGGAAATAAAATCGTGATCAACCATAACAATGGATATAAAACGATTTATGCTCACCTTTCATCCATAAGTGTAAGTGCAGGGGAAACGGTTGAACGAGGAAGCGCGATCGGTAACATGGGAACGACTGGACGTTCAACAGGTGTTCATTTACATTTTGAAATCTATAAAAATGGATCATTACAAAATCCAATGTCTTATTATTAA